The following coding sequences lie in one Musa acuminata AAA Group cultivar baxijiao chromosome BXJ3-1, Cavendish_Baxijiao_AAA, whole genome shotgun sequence genomic window:
- the LOC135628243 gene encoding uncharacterized protein LOC135628243 encodes MGSRSQEQDGASPAKIFVGGLPKDTTMATFEQHFEKYGKIVDKVIMRDRNTNKPRGFGFITFDDPSVVDKVIEDTHAINGKTVEIKRTIPKGAAPLKDFKTRKIFVGGIPTSLTEDEFKDFFSQFGKVDDHEIIRDHTTNRSRGFGFIVFESEKVVDDLLAKKGNMIDLAGSQVEIKKAEPKKPSNPSSAFGSEPRARHFGDSFGGYGSYSGYAGGAYGPSSYRTPGGFGPRPGGYGGYSSVSGDFDGGYGGFAGGLGDYRTESSFGYSSRLGSYGGGYGGGYGGSGLGGYGREAGGYAGSSYSRGYESPGAGYGSGGLYGGRGSYGGGAGRYHPYGR; translated from the exons ATGGGATCGAGGTCGCAGGAGCAGGACGGGGCGAGTCCAGC GAAGATCTTTGTCGGTGGGCTTCCCAAGGACACAACCATGG CAACATTCGAACAACATTTTGAAAAGTATGGAAAGATAGTGGATAAAGTGATAATGAGAGACCGGAACACAAACAAACCAAGGGGCTTTGGATTTATCACCTTTGATGACCCTTCTGTTGTTGACAAGGTTATTGAGGACACACATGCTATCAATGGGAAAACA GTTGAAATTAAACGAACCATTCCAAAAGGTGCTGCTCCTCTGAAGGATTTCAAAACGAGGAAGATATTCGTTGGTGGGATACCAACAAGTCTCACAGAAG ATGAATTCAAAGACTTCTTCTCTCAGTTTGGGAAGGTGGATGATCATGAAATCATACGTGACCATACAACCAACCGTTCTCGAGGATTTGGCTTTATAGTATTTGAATCAGAAAAAGTTGTAGATGATTTGCTAGCAAAAAAAGGAAATATGATTGATCTAGCTGGTAGTCAG GTGGAGATCAAGAAAGCTGAACCAAAGAAACCCTCCAACCCATCATCTGCTTTTGGTAGTGAACCTAGGGCCCGTCACTTTGGCGATAGTTTTGGTGGATATGGCAGCTATAGTGGTTATGCAGGTGGTGCTTATGGTCCTTCCTCTTATAGGACTCCTGGAGGTTTTGGTCCTAGACCTGGGGGTTATGGTGGTTATTCAAGTGTTTCAGGTGATTTTGATGGTGGATATGGTGGTTTTGCTGGTGGCTTAGGGGATTATCGGACAGAATCTTCTTTTGGTTATTCTAGCCGTCTTGGTTCATATGGTGGAGGGTATGGCGGGGGATACGGTGGAAGTGGCTTAGGTGGTTATGGCCGTGAAGCTGGGGGTTATGCTGGTTCTAGCTACAGTCGTGGTTATGAATCACCAGGTGCAGGCTATGGCTCAGGTGGACTCTATGGTGGCAGGGGAAGCTATGGTGGcggtgctgggcgataccacccatATGGAAGATAG